A genome region from Ralstonia solanacearum K60 includes the following:
- a CDS encoding Kdo hydroxylase family protein, with protein sequence MNSLQGFVPAIPPVKGRGPSTAVPRAIEMVTPWPVRDWAPEVAPDEAAAMRTALERGHVLHFPALAFVLDAREPRFLDARWSDGKTKNINLRANEANVRGAVGDPADLRDLAALIRRYADAAERLVLTLFPAYVPYLKRAGTSLRPAEIAGRAVSWRKDDTRLHVDAFPSNPLHGQRLLRVFHNVDPDAPRVWRIGEPFGDFARRFVPQTHGMLPGQAWLMHRLRITKRPRSEYDHRMLQLHDLAKADADYQRNAPQQTFAFAPGATWMVFSDQALHAAMRGRAMMEQTFYLDPAAIADRTHSPEAVLSRMLGKPMLPRPR encoded by the coding sequence ATGAACAGTCTGCAGGGATTTGTGCCGGCCATACCGCCGGTCAAGGGGAGGGGGCCGTCTACCGCTGTGCCGCGCGCGATCGAAATGGTGACGCCGTGGCCGGTGCGCGACTGGGCGCCGGAGGTGGCGCCGGATGAGGCGGCCGCGATGCGTACGGCGCTGGAGCGCGGTCACGTGCTGCATTTCCCGGCGTTGGCCTTTGTGCTCGATGCGCGCGAGCCGCGTTTTCTCGACGCCCGCTGGTCCGACGGCAAGACCAAGAACATCAATCTGCGGGCCAACGAGGCGAATGTGCGGGGCGCGGTGGGCGACCCGGCCGATCTGCGCGATCTCGCCGCGCTGATCCGCCGCTATGCCGATGCCGCCGAGCGGTTGGTGCTGACGCTGTTTCCTGCCTATGTCCCCTACCTGAAGCGGGCCGGCACCTCGCTGCGGCCGGCCGAGATCGCCGGACGGGCGGTGAGCTGGCGCAAGGACGATACGCGCCTGCACGTCGACGCGTTTCCGTCGAATCCGCTGCATGGCCAGCGGCTGCTGCGCGTGTTCCACAACGTCGATCCGGACGCGCCGCGCGTATGGCGCATCGGCGAGCCGTTCGGCGATTTCGCGCGACGCTTCGTCCCGCAGACGCATGGCATGCTGCCCGGCCAGGCGTGGCTGATGCACCGGCTTCGTATCACCAAGCGACCGCGTTCGGAGTACGACCACCGCATGCTGCAACTGCACGATCTGGCCAAGGCGGATGCCGACTACCAGCGCAATGCGCCGCAGCAGACCTTCGCATTTGCGCCGGGCGCGACCTGGATGGTGTTCAGCGACCAGGCGCTGCACGCAGCCATGCGCGGCCGCGCGATGATGGAGCAGACCTTTTACCTGGATCCTGCCGCCATCGCCGATCGCACGCACTCGCCCGAAGCCGTGCTGTCCCGCATGCTGGGCAAGCCGATGCTGCCGCGGCCGCGCTGA
- a CDS encoding chloride channel protein, whose product MVYRSGTIKRFSSGRRKPLHHTDPPIMKDAPSPSPLARLREGLLRLLERKLRQTSRMSRNGLRFTIFLAGAAGVAVFSLLFSWLADTALALQHRLHAHVAWLTFVLLPPGLAALRWLTLRLAPQARGSGIPQVIATQHLPPFGVAQTTLVSFPQALWKIGLTAAALFLGASVGREGPSVQVGAAAMLAWGHWWQRRAGVQVGFHAQALLTAGAAGGLAAAFNTPLAGVVFAIEELGKGAALRWDRLVLAGVLASGFLSLAVVGNNPYFLVREPILFLREAWPWILLAALICGIFGGLFAKLLLGGVAGILPAALAERAQRHPVWVAFGCGVAIACIGAATHGDTYGTGYDQAAALLNGHPIATHGFGIAKLAATVASYFAGIPGGIFTPSLAIGAGLGEHLWQLTAGFGLTDERVLVLVSMAAFLAAATQAPITASVIVMEMTRSQNMMFHLLAATLLASFVARQFSPRPFYHAASRNFRREALTVEATSAKAVRA is encoded by the coding sequence ATGGTCTACAGGAGCGGTACGATCAAGCGATTTTCATCAGGCCGCCGTAAACCGCTGCACCACACCGATCCGCCCATCATGAAAGACGCGCCATCGCCTTCCCCCCTCGCCCGGCTGCGCGAGGGCCTGCTGCGCCTGCTCGAGCGCAAGCTGCGCCAGACTTCGCGCATGTCGCGCAACGGGCTGCGTTTCACGATCTTCCTGGCCGGCGCGGCCGGCGTGGCGGTGTTCTCACTGCTGTTCTCCTGGCTGGCCGATACCGCGCTGGCGCTCCAGCACAGACTGCACGCCCACGTCGCCTGGCTCACCTTCGTGCTGCTGCCGCCCGGGCTGGCGGCGCTGCGCTGGCTGACACTGCGGCTTGCTCCGCAGGCGCGCGGCAGCGGCATCCCGCAGGTCATTGCGACGCAGCACCTGCCGCCGTTCGGGGTGGCGCAGACGACACTCGTGTCGTTTCCCCAAGCGCTGTGGAAGATCGGGCTGACGGCTGCGGCGCTGTTCCTGGGAGCCTCCGTGGGGCGAGAAGGTCCGTCAGTGCAAGTGGGTGCTGCGGCCATGCTGGCATGGGGCCACTGGTGGCAACGGCGCGCCGGCGTGCAGGTCGGCTTTCATGCGCAGGCCCTGCTGACGGCGGGTGCCGCGGGCGGCCTGGCCGCAGCGTTCAACACACCGCTGGCGGGCGTCGTGTTCGCCATCGAGGAACTCGGCAAGGGCGCGGCCCTGCGCTGGGACCGGCTGGTGCTCGCCGGCGTCCTCGCGTCGGGTTTCCTGTCGCTGGCGGTGGTCGGCAACAACCCGTACTTCCTGGTCCGCGAGCCGATCCTGTTCCTGCGCGAAGCATGGCCCTGGATCCTGCTGGCGGCATTGATCTGCGGCATCTTCGGCGGGCTGTTCGCCAAGCTGCTGCTGGGCGGCGTCGCCGGCATCCTCCCCGCCGCCCTCGCTGAACGCGCGCAGCGGCATCCGGTGTGGGTGGCGTTCGGCTGCGGCGTAGCGATCGCCTGCATCGGCGCAGCCACGCATGGCGACACCTACGGCACCGGCTACGACCAGGCCGCCGCGTTGCTCAATGGCCATCCGATCGCAACCCACGGCTTCGGCATCGCCAAGCTGGCGGCGACAGTGGCGTCCTACTTCGCCGGCATTCCCGGCGGCATCTTCACGCCGTCGCTGGCGATCGGCGCGGGACTCGGCGAACACCTGTGGCAACTCACCGCCGGCTTCGGCCTGACCGACGAACGTGTGCTGGTGCTGGTGTCGATGGCGGCCTTCCTGGCGGCGGCCACGCAGGCGCCGATCACCGCCAGCGTGATCGTCATGGAGATGACGCGCAGCCAAAACATGATGTTCCACCTGTTGGCGGCGACCTTGCTGGCTTCGTTCGTGGCCCGCCAGTTCAGTCCGCGGCCGTTCTACCACGCAGCTTCTCGAAACTTCCGCCGCGAAGCACTGACCGTGGAAGCGACGTCCGCAAAGGCCGTACGCGCCTGA
- a CDS encoding tyrosine-type recombinase/integrase, with product MAWACIWSHAQRLQVLAPQIISIAGKEKRLALGVYPSVGLTQARTARDDACRLIAAGTDPSQARKEAKLATTTARAHTFEVVAREWHEKQSATWVPTYATKVLHSLETDVFPDLGARPVTEITAPQTLATLRKVESRDALETVARLQQRCSAVFRYAIVTGRAIHNPCTDLRKPCTAQTETE from the coding sequence ATGGCCTGGGCATGTATCTGGAGTCATGCCCAACGGCTCCAAGTACTGGCGCCTCAAATAATAAGCATTGCCGGCAAGGAAAAGCGGCTTGCCCTGGGCGTCTATCCGAGCGTCGGCTTGACCCAGGCCCGCACAGCGCGAGACGATGCCTGCCGCCTGATCGCCGCAGGCACCGACCCATCGCAGGCCCGGAAAGAAGCCAAGTTGGCGACTACCACGGCCCGCGCGCACACTTTTGAAGTGGTGGCGCGGGAGTGGCATGAAAAGCAAAGCGCCACATGGGTGCCGACTTACGCAACAAAAGTCCTGCACTCACTGGAAACCGACGTTTTTCCCGACCTGGGCGCGCGTCCCGTCACCGAAATCACCGCCCCTCAGACACTGGCAACGCTGCGCAAGGTAGAAAGCCGCGACGCGCTTGAAACCGTGGCCCGCTTGCAGCAACGCTGCTCAGCAGTATTCCGCTATGCCATTGTCACGGGCCGAGCGATACATAACCCATGCACCGACCTAAGGAAGCCCTGCACTGCACAAACCGAAACAGAGTGA
- a CDS encoding DEAD/DEAH box helicase, producing MTQPQLDGGAIAHTESDTPNSNALNATAASAFAALGLDERIVRALGEVNYTTPTPVQAQAIPACLSGRDLLVTSQTGSGKTAAFILPAIQRISEQPEPQRPRMDGAPQRIKGRRPRPAPAKPSLLVLTPTRELALQVTTATAQYGRHLRRIVCASILGGMPYPKQLDMLARMPDIIIATPGRLLDHIDSGRIDLSALDMLVFDEADRMLDMGFADDIEAIVGATPESRQMLMFSATMDRRIEQLAERMMREPQRIEIAAAHVDQSNIEERLHFTDDMSHKQQLLDHLLRDASLKQAIVFTATKRDADSLAERLTETGFAAGALHGDMHQGARNRTLTALRRGHLRILVATDVAARGIDVPDITHVVNFDLPKQAEDYVHRIGRTGRAGRSGIAINLVNHGDTFQWRRIERFVDRRINATVVEGLEPKRAPKPRREGPRPGGDRGFRGGNGGNGGGNWRQQRDGQGARQGNGGNSDGRFQRSFGGDRDSFAPRRDDRGGDRNGYQGGQRDWNRDEQRAPRQSYGQQTRGDWQQRPARTQDGNRGNSNGGGYGNRDSYGNREGAPRQRFGDSNGNGAPRRSYGNRDSYGSKDRSRDFDR from the coding sequence ATGACACAGCCTCAACTGGATGGCGGTGCGATTGCGCACACTGAATCCGACACCCCCAATTCCAACGCCCTGAATGCCACCGCCGCCAGCGCTTTTGCTGCACTCGGCCTGGACGAGCGCATCGTTCGCGCACTGGGCGAAGTGAACTACACCACCCCGACGCCGGTGCAGGCGCAAGCCATTCCGGCCTGCCTGTCGGGCCGCGACCTGCTGGTCACGAGCCAAACCGGTTCGGGCAAAACCGCCGCGTTCATCCTGCCGGCCATCCAACGCATCAGCGAGCAGCCCGAGCCGCAGCGCCCGCGCATGGACGGCGCGCCGCAACGCATCAAGGGCCGCCGCCCGCGCCCGGCGCCGGCCAAGCCGTCGCTGCTGGTGCTCACACCCACGCGTGAACTGGCCCTGCAGGTGACCACCGCCACCGCGCAATACGGCCGCCACCTGCGCCGCATCGTCTGCGCGAGCATCCTGGGCGGCATGCCCTATCCCAAGCAGCTCGACATGCTGGCACGCATGCCGGACATCATCATCGCCACGCCGGGCCGCCTGCTCGACCACATCGACTCGGGCCGCATCGACCTGTCGGCGCTCGACATGCTGGTGTTCGACGAGGCCGACCGCATGCTCGACATGGGCTTCGCCGATGACATCGAAGCCATTGTCGGCGCCACGCCGGAATCGCGCCAGATGCTGATGTTCTCGGCCACCATGGACCGCCGCATCGAGCAACTGGCCGAGCGCATGATGCGCGAGCCGCAGCGCATCGAGATCGCCGCCGCACACGTCGACCAAAGCAACATTGAAGAACGCCTGCACTTTACCGACGACATGTCGCACAAGCAGCAACTGCTCGATCACCTGCTGCGCGACGCGTCGCTCAAGCAGGCCATCGTCTTCACCGCCACCAAGCGCGACGCCGACTCGCTGGCCGAGCGCCTGACCGAGACCGGCTTTGCCGCCGGCGCCCTGCACGGCGACATGCACCAAGGCGCGCGTAACCGTACGCTGACGGCACTGCGCCGCGGCCACCTGCGCATCCTGGTGGCCACCGATGTGGCCGCGCGCGGTATCGACGTGCCCGACATCACCCACGTGGTCAACTTCGATCTGCCCAAGCAGGCCGAAGACTACGTGCACCGCATCGGCCGCACCGGCCGCGCGGGCCGCAGCGGCATCGCCATCAACCTGGTGAACCACGGCGACACGTTCCAGTGGCGCCGCATCGAGCGCTTCGTCGACCGCCGCATCAACGCGACCGTCGTCGAAGGCCTGGAACCCAAGCGCGCACCCAAGCCGCGCCGCGAAGGACCGCGCCCGGGCGGCGACCGTGGTTTCCGCGGCGGCAACGGCGGTAACGGCGGCGGCAACTGGCGCCAGCAGCGCGACGGCCAAGGCGCACGCCAAGGCAATGGCGGCAACAGCGACGGCCGCTTCCAGCGCAGCTTCGGTGGCGACCGCGACAGCTTCGCGCCGCGCCGCGATGACCGTGGCGGCGACCGCAACGGCTACCAGGGCGGCCAGCGCGACTGGAACCGCGACGAACAACGTGCTCCGCGCCAATCCTACGGCCAGCAAACCCGCGGCGACTGGCAGCAGCGCCCGGCCCGCACGCAGGACGGCAACCGCGGCAACAGCAACGGCGGCGGCTATGGCAATCGCGACAGCTACGGTAACCGCGAAGGTGCGCCGCGACAGCGCTTCGGCGACAGCAATGGCAATGGCGCCCCGCGCCGCAGCTATGGCAACCGCGACAGCTATGGCAGCAAAGACCGCTCGCGCGATTTCGATCGCTGA
- a CDS encoding ergothioneine biosynthesis protein EgtB, with amino-acid sequence MAEFFMLPDPTFIGSLPDWTDGRRLPRQGIAHSLVDARNRTLALLAAFGDTQRGWQVERVPHHAPPLWTLGQLAWFAEFWCLREPRRVGEDPVEDGGGTEWDLLRWQATQPAALDGADSFFDMDRMPPDACWELALPGIVTVKRYAHDVLDRVLRKLATLGTDDDTALEPFRWAVFHEDLRAEHLHGLLQVLGLQPAGQPPLAAVAVPAAQTLSLPGGRFQMGWPDADGFAFDNECPPHRTYVPAFEIDAQPVTNGQYLEFVEDGGYDHPQWWSASGMEWLMMQERSAPLGWRRDPATRTWQAVRYGEAHTLNRDEPVRHVSLYEAQAWCRWAGRRLPTEDEWEMAAVLGRAGFHWGQVWEWTSSPFEPYPDFVPGAPHGRVATLSAPHFMTMQTVRGAAAHTPQRTQHPRFRGFLLPERDDVFVGFRTCAL; translated from the coding sequence ATGGCCGAATTCTTCATGCTCCCCGACCCGACCTTCATCGGGTCGCTCCCCGACTGGACTGACGGTCGCCGCCTGCCGCGCCAGGGCATTGCCCACAGCCTGGTCGACGCGCGCAACCGGACGCTGGCCTTGCTGGCGGCCTTCGGCGACACGCAGCGCGGCTGGCAGGTCGAGCGCGTGCCCCATCATGCGCCGCCGCTGTGGACGCTCGGGCAACTGGCATGGTTTGCCGAATTCTGGTGCCTGCGCGAGCCGCGCCGCGTTGGTGAAGACCCGGTCGAGGACGGCGGCGGCACGGAATGGGATCTGCTGCGCTGGCAGGCGACCCAGCCGGCCGCGCTGGACGGCGCCGACAGCTTTTTCGACATGGACCGCATGCCGCCCGATGCCTGCTGGGAACTGGCGCTGCCGGGCATCGTGACGGTCAAGCGGTATGCGCACGATGTCCTTGACCGCGTGCTGCGCAAGCTGGCGACGCTCGGCACCGACGACGACACGGCGCTCGAGCCGTTCCGCTGGGCGGTATTCCATGAAGACCTGCGCGCCGAGCATCTGCACGGTCTGCTGCAGGTCCTGGGGCTGCAGCCGGCCGGACAGCCGCCGCTGGCCGCCGTGGCGGTGCCCGCCGCCCAGACGCTGTCGCTGCCCGGCGGCCGCTTCCAGATGGGGTGGCCCGATGCCGACGGCTTCGCGTTCGACAACGAATGTCCGCCGCACCGGACCTATGTGCCGGCGTTCGAGATCGACGCACAGCCGGTCACCAACGGCCAATACCTGGAGTTCGTCGAAGATGGCGGCTACGACCATCCGCAATGGTGGTCGGCCTCCGGCATGGAGTGGCTGATGATGCAGGAGCGTTCCGCGCCGCTCGGCTGGCGCCGCGATCCGGCCACGCGCACGTGGCAGGCGGTGCGGTACGGCGAGGCTCACACCCTCAACCGCGACGAGCCGGTGCGCCACGTCAGCCTGTACGAGGCGCAGGCCTGGTGCCGCTGGGCTGGCCGTCGCCTGCCGACCGAGGACGAGTGGGAGATGGCCGCCGTGCTCGGCCGCGCGGGCTTTCACTGGGGGCAGGTGTGGGAGTGGACGTCGTCGCCGTTCGAGCCGTATCCCGATTTCGTGCCGGGCGCGCCCCACGGGCGTGTGGCGACACTGTCCGCGCCCCACTTCATGACCATGCAGACGGTGCGCGGCGCCGCGGCGCATACGCCGCAGCGGACGCAGCATCCGCGCTTCCGCGGCTTTCTGCTGCCGGAGCGGGATGATGTCTTTGTCGGTTTCCGCACCTGCGCCCTGTAA
- the egtD gene encoding L-histidine N(alpha)-methyltransferase: MQGTKPSADAYARRALARLIQPQSGVDTTGAGLAFYQLFTEDDTALRAEAQAGLLAPSASVSPKFFYDTLGSRLFEAIADLPEYYPTRTEAGIFSLHAAEIALRVGRGATLIDLGAGNCQKAARLFRTLAPACYVAIDISADFLRDTLRALARQHPQLPMVGIGADLCAPLALPDAVGQGRRVWFYPGSSLGNFTPDEALSFLVRLREVSSPGDCVLIGVDLIKDAGRLEAAYDDPLGVTAAFNLNVLRNLNRLLDADFDVRDWRHVALYRADLHRIEMHLEARRDLTVRWGDHARAFTAGERMHTENSVKYDLPRLHALFEAAGFEVPHVWTDADQDFAVCHACVGR, translated from the coding sequence ATGCAGGGCACCAAGCCGTCCGCAGATGCCTACGCCCGCCGCGCGCTGGCCCGTCTGATCCAGCCCCAATCGGGCGTCGATACGACGGGCGCCGGTCTGGCGTTCTACCAGCTTTTTACCGAGGACGATACGGCGCTGAGGGCGGAGGCGCAGGCCGGCCTGCTGGCGCCGTCGGCCAGCGTCAGCCCGAAATTCTTCTACGATACGCTCGGATCGCGGCTGTTCGAGGCCATTGCCGATCTGCCCGAGTACTATCCGACCCGCACCGAGGCGGGCATTTTCAGCCTGCACGCCGCCGAGATCGCGCTGCGCGTGGGCCGGGGCGCGACCCTGATCGACCTGGGCGCCGGCAATTGCCAGAAGGCCGCGCGCCTGTTCCGGACCCTGGCGCCGGCGTGCTATGTGGCGATCGATATTTCGGCGGACTTCCTGCGCGACACGCTGCGCGCGCTGGCCCGCCAGCATCCGCAACTGCCGATGGTCGGCATCGGCGCCGACCTGTGCGCGCCGCTGGCGCTGCCCGATGCCGTCGGGCAAGGGCGTCGCGTCTGGTTCTATCCGGGGTCCAGTCTCGGCAACTTCACGCCGGACGAGGCGCTGTCATTCCTCGTCCGTCTGCGCGAGGTGTCGTCGCCGGGTGATTGCGTGCTGATCGGGGTCGACCTGATCAAAGACGCCGGCAGGCTGGAGGCCGCGTACGACGATCCGCTCGGTGTGACGGCGGCGTTCAACCTGAACGTGCTGCGCAATCTGAACCGTCTGCTGGACGCGGATTTCGATGTGCGGGACTGGCGCCATGTGGCGCTGTATCGCGCGGATCTCCATCGCATCGAGATGCACCTGGAGGCGCGGCGCGATCTGACGGTGCGCTGGGGCGACCATGCGCGTGCCTTTACCGCGGGTGAGCGGATGCATACCGAAAACTCCGTCAAGTACGACCTGCCGCGCTTGCACGCACTGTTCGAGGCCGCCGGCTTCGAGGTGCCGCATGTCTGGACCGACGCCGACCAGGATTTCGCGGTGTGCCACGCTTGCGTTGGCCGCTAG
- a CDS encoding TerC family protein, which yields MEWLSEIFTMQFAAALASIIVIDLVLAGDNAILIALAARSLPPDLQKKAILWGAAGAIVVRALMTLAVVWLLKIPGLMLIGGLALVWIAWKLLADDGQDDGEHGPASQTLAGAMKTIIIADAVMGIDNVLAIAGASHGSFLLVVLGLLVSVPVVVWGSGVVLRLIERFPVIIYGGAAVLAYTAAHMIVAEPLVKPVFAEQPVLAWAIYAAVFAVVLGGGWLVQRRRQQPA from the coding sequence ATGGAGTGGTTGTCCGAAATCTTCACCATGCAGTTTGCCGCCGCACTGGCATCGATCATCGTGATCGACCTGGTACTGGCCGGCGATAACGCCATCCTCATCGCACTGGCCGCGCGCAGCCTGCCGCCCGACCTGCAGAAAAAGGCCATTCTCTGGGGCGCCGCCGGTGCCATCGTCGTACGGGCACTGATGACGCTGGCGGTGGTGTGGCTGCTGAAGATCCCCGGCCTGATGCTGATCGGCGGCCTGGCACTGGTCTGGATCGCCTGGAAACTGCTGGCCGACGACGGCCAGGACGATGGCGAACACGGCCCGGCCAGCCAGACGCTGGCCGGCGCGATGAAAACCATCATCATCGCCGACGCGGTGATGGGCATCGACAACGTGCTCGCCATTGCCGGCGCGTCGCACGGCAGCTTCCTGCTGGTGGTGCTGGGGCTGCTGGTCAGCGTGCCGGTGGTCGTGTGGGGCAGCGGCGTCGTGCTGCGGCTAATCGAGCGCTTCCCCGTCATCATCTACGGCGGCGCCGCGGTGCTGGCTTATACGGCGGCGCACATGATCGTGGCCGAGCCGCTCGTCAAGCCGGTCTTCGCCGAGCAGCCCGTACTGGCATGGGCGATCTACGCAGCCGTGTTCGCGGTGGTGCTCGGCGGCGGCTGGCTGGTGCAGCGCCGCCGCCAGCAGCCGGCTTAA
- a CDS encoding threonine dehydratase — protein sequence MPSIANAASLNRAAELRRLRAAAAVVNAVIPPTPQYCWPLLSQALGAAVWVKHENHTEVGAFKVRGGLNYLHALRRREPELRGVIAATRGNHGQSIALAAQKHGMSAAIVVPQGNSVEKNAAMRALGAELIEAGEDFQASREAAARLAAERGLHLVPAFHEDLVAGVASYWLEFFEEAAPLDVVYVPIGMGSGICAAVAARDAFRLSTRIVGVVSAHARCYDYSFNCGAPISAPVSTQLADGLACRTPDVQALEVICAGVDEIVTVTDDEVAEAIRLYFSTTHNVAEGAAAAALAAAWQQRDQLAGLRVGLPLTGGNIDRAMLARVLAGQPISF from the coding sequence ATGCCGTCGATTGCCAATGCCGCCTCGCTCAACCGTGCCGCCGAACTGCGCCGCCTGCGCGCGGCGGCGGCCGTCGTCAATGCTGTGATTCCGCCGACACCGCAGTACTGCTGGCCCCTGCTGTCGCAGGCGCTGGGGGCGGCCGTGTGGGTCAAGCACGAGAACCATACGGAAGTGGGGGCCTTCAAGGTGCGCGGCGGGCTGAACTACCTGCATGCCTTGCGCCGCCGCGAGCCGGAGCTGCGCGGTGTGATCGCTGCGACGCGCGGCAACCATGGGCAGTCGATCGCCTTGGCGGCACAGAAGCACGGCATGTCGGCCGCCATCGTGGTGCCCCAGGGCAATAGCGTGGAAAAGAACGCCGCCATGCGCGCGCTCGGCGCCGAGCTGATCGAGGCCGGGGAGGACTTCCAGGCGAGCCGCGAAGCCGCCGCACGGCTGGCCGCCGAGCGCGGCCTGCACCTGGTGCCGGCCTTCCACGAAGACCTGGTGGCCGGGGTGGCCAGCTACTGGCTGGAGTTTTTCGAGGAAGCCGCGCCGCTGGACGTGGTCTACGTGCCGATCGGTATGGGCTCGGGCATTTGCGCGGCGGTGGCGGCGCGCGATGCGTTCCGGCTGTCGACGCGCATCGTCGGCGTGGTGTCGGCGCATGCCCGGTGTTATGACTACTCGTTCAACTGCGGTGCGCCGATTTCCGCGCCGGTGTCGACGCAGCTCGCCGACGGCCTGGCCTGCCGGACGCCGGATGTGCAGGCGCTGGAGGTGATCTGCGCGGGTGTCGACGAAATCGTCACGGTGACGGACGACGAGGTCGCCGAGGCCATCCGCCTGTACTTCTCCACCACGCATAACGTTGCAGAGGGCGCCGCCGCTGCGGCCCTGGCAGCGGCCTGGCAGCAGCGCGACCAGTTGGCCGGCCTGCGCGTCGGCCTGCCGCTGACCGGCGGCAATATCGACCGCGCCATGCTGGCGCGGGTGCTGGCCGGTCAGCCGATCAGCTTTTAA
- a CDS encoding thymidylate synthase: MQPYLDLMRHVYEHGTDKADRTGTGTRSVFGHQMRFDLQQGFPLVTTKKVHIKSIVYELLWFLQGATNVRWLQDNGVTIWDEWADADGELGPIYGYQWRSWPTPSGEHIDQIAELIAQIKRNPDSRRLIVSAWNVGDIPRMKLPPCHAFFQFYVADGKLSCQLYQRSADIFLGVPFNIASYALLTHMIAQQTGLDVGDFVWTGGDCHLYNNHFEQVETQLARTPLPLPKLHIKRKPESIFDYQFEDFEIVGYQSHAAIKAPVAV; the protein is encoded by the coding sequence ATGCAGCCCTATCTCGACCTGATGCGCCATGTCTACGAGCATGGCACCGACAAAGCCGACCGCACCGGCACCGGCACACGCTCCGTGTTCGGCCATCAGATGCGATTCGACCTGCAGCAAGGCTTTCCGCTGGTGACCACCAAGAAGGTCCACATCAAGTCGATCGTCTATGAACTGCTGTGGTTCCTGCAGGGCGCGACCAACGTGCGCTGGCTGCAGGACAACGGCGTCACCATCTGGGACGAATGGGCCGACGCCGACGGCGAACTGGGCCCGATCTACGGCTACCAGTGGCGCTCGTGGCCGACGCCGTCCGGCGAGCACATCGACCAGATCGCCGAGCTGATCGCGCAGATCAAGCGCAATCCGGATTCGCGCCGGCTGATCGTCTCTGCCTGGAACGTGGGCGACATCCCGCGCATGAAGCTGCCGCCCTGCCACGCGTTCTTCCAGTTCTACGTGGCCGACGGCAAGCTGTCGTGCCAGCTCTACCAGCGCAGCGCGGACATCTTCCTCGGGGTGCCGTTCAACATCGCCAGCTACGCCCTGCTCACGCACATGATCGCGCAGCAGACCGGCCTGGACGTGGGTGACTTCGTCTGGACCGGCGGCGACTGCCACCTCTACAACAACCACTTCGAACAGGTCGAGACGCAGCTCGCGCGCACGCCGCTGCCGCTGCCGAAGCTGCACATCAAGCGCAAGCCCGAGAGCATCTTCGATTACCAGTTCGAAGACTTCGAAATCGTCGGCTACCAGAGCCACGCTGCGATCAAAGCACCCGTAGCCGTATGA
- a CDS encoding dihydrofolate reductase, whose product MTLLTLIVARARNGVIGRDNTLPWRLPEDLAHFKRTTMGAPIVMGRKTYESIGRPLPGRRNIVVTRNAGLALPGCEVAHSLEDAQRLCIGVEQIFLIGGAQLYADALPSADRLIVTEIDADFEGDARFPAPDPAVWHEVARETHHAAPPNDFDYAFVTYERPPSGEQ is encoded by the coding sequence ATGACCCTTCTCACGCTCATCGTCGCCCGGGCCCGTAACGGCGTGATCGGCCGCGACAACACGCTGCCCTGGCGCCTGCCCGAAGACCTGGCGCACTTCAAGCGCACCACCATGGGCGCGCCCATCGTGATGGGCCGCAAAACGTATGAATCGATCGGCCGGCCGCTGCCGGGCCGCCGCAACATCGTCGTCACGCGCAACGCCGGGCTGGCGCTGCCCGGCTGCGAGGTCGCGCATTCGCTCGAAGATGCGCAGCGGCTATGCATCGGCGTCGAGCAGATCTTCCTGATCGGGGGCGCGCAGCTGTATGCCGATGCCCTGCCGAGCGCCGACCGGCTGATCGTCACCGAGATCGACGCCGACTTCGAGGGCGACGCACGCTTCCCTGCGCCCGACCCCGCGGTCTGGCACGAGGTCGCGCGCGAAACCCACCACGCCGCGCCGCCCAACGACTTCGACTACGCCTTCGTCACCTACGAGCGGCCGCCGTCGGGCGAACAATAA